The proteins below are encoded in one region of Juglans microcarpa x Juglans regia isolate MS1-56 chromosome 4D, Jm3101_v1.0, whole genome shotgun sequence:
- the LOC121260069 gene encoding uncharacterized protein LOC121260069, with protein sequence MSSSEVLRVAVHQLIDDLAQSPSGRQHNNSEGGCTFKQFNSTHPPTFDGRSDSNAAEDWIQDIEEIFSVLECSDQQKVQFAAFKLIGEAKRWWNSEKAIGETDGTGVVNWPHFKQNFFDRFFPKADREAKAREFTNLVQGTMTVRQYAAKFAELSRVVPYLIPDEEKKARTFEEGLNFQIYEWVMVLQIQSFSELVHKAILMEQNIKRGVESQETRKRATPQGSSGMDQGPWKKRNEGSNSGQKRMQGIQLNNLCNFCNNAHMGECRNEMRMCFRCGKSGHFIKESPLLQSDNKKPNPPPVSQQTSHGNNQLRMGPARVFALTSEDAEDKNAITGTPLFSP encoded by the coding sequence ATGAGTTCTTCCGAAGTACTCCGAGTAGCAGTGCATCAATTAATAGACGATCTCGCGCAGAGTCCTTCGGGTCGTCAACATAACAATAGTGAAGGAGGATGCACTTTCAAACAATTTAATAGTACCCATCCCCCCACTTTTGATGGAAGAAGCGATTCCAATGCAGCTGAGGATTGGATTCAGGACATTGAAGAGATATTTAGTGTTTTGGAGTGCAGCGATCAACAAAAAGTTCAATTTGCAGCTTTTAAATTAATCGGAGAAGCAAAGAGATGGTGGAACTCTGAGAAGGCCATCGGAGAAACTGATGGAACTGGTGTAGTGAACTGGCCTCACTTTAAGCAAAACTTCTTTGACCGTTTCTTTCCGAAAGCAGACCGGGAAGCTAAAGCCCGAGAGTTTACTAACTTGGTGCAAGGGACCATGACGGTACGCCAGTATGCTGCAAAATTTGCAGAGTTATCACGTGTCGTTCCATATTTGATCCCGGATGAAGAGAAGAAGGCCAGGACGTTTGAAGAAGGCTTGAATTTCCAAATATATGAATGGGTAATGGTCTTGCAGATTCAGAGTTTTTCGGAGTTAGTGCACAAGGCAATTTTGATGGAGCAAAATATTAAGAGGGGTGTGGAATcgcaagaaacaagaaagagagcTACTCCACAAGGATCCTCGGGTATGGATCAAGGGccatggaaaaagagaaatgaagggAGCAACTCAGGTCAAAAGAGAATGCAAGGAATTCAATTGAATAACCTCtgtaatttttgtaataatgCACACATGGGAGAGTGcagaaatgaaatgaggatgTGTTTTCGTTGTGGAAAATCTGGACATTTTATCAAGGAAAGTCCTTTGCTGCAGTCGGATAACAAGAAGCCTAACCCACCTCCAGTTTCCCAACAGACAAGTCATGGAAATAATCAACTTAGAATGGGACCAGCTCGAGTGTTTGCATTAACATCTGAAGATGCGGAGGACAAAAATGCAATCACAGGTACCCCACTCTTTTCTCCTTGA